From Candidatus Neomarinimicrobiota bacterium, the proteins below share one genomic window:
- a CDS encoding SDR family oxidoreductase, with translation MKNCMSVDQRTIFVTGATSGIGLATAKALAGMGAFVIGSGRSVERCQKAEALIRRDYPDSRVTYLTADLSSQRQIRHLARDIRSILVKTFEKPVLDTLINNAGAFYSRYTESEDGIEATFAVNHLAPFLLTHELLPLLAESTDGRVVTVGSGSHFHAKMKWRDLQLHRFYFGWNAYKQSKLGNVLFTYEFNRRFHQKTGIRAFVADPGLVQTPIAMKQSGFLVKTFWKHHIKKGALPEEGAKTSIFLAMDPNPLKHNAIYWKYEKPLAPNSRGLDASDAQRLWDISCRLCQIETWE, from the coding sequence ATGAAAAATTGCATGTCCGTTGATCAACGTACAATCTTTGTCACGGGTGCCACATCCGGCATTGGTCTGGCAACAGCGAAAGCTCTGGCCGGAATGGGTGCTTTTGTGATTGGGAGCGGCAGGTCTGTCGAACGGTGCCAAAAAGCGGAAGCTTTGATCCGCCGGGATTATCCAGACAGCCGGGTGACATATTTAACGGCTGATTTATCTTCTCAACGGCAGATTCGTCATCTGGCAAGGGATATTCGGTCAATCCTGGTGAAAACCTTTGAAAAACCGGTTCTGGATACCCTGATCAATAATGCCGGTGCTTTCTACAGCCGGTATACTGAAAGTGAAGACGGGATCGAAGCAACATTTGCAGTCAATCATCTGGCTCCTTTTCTGTTGACTCACGAACTCCTGCCGCTGTTGGCAGAATCTACAGACGGAAGAGTTGTGACCGTAGGTTCCGGATCCCATTTTCATGCAAAAATGAAATGGCGGGACCTCCAATTACACCGTTTTTATTTCGGCTGGAATGCCTATAAACAGTCCAAACTTGGGAATGTCCTTTTTACATATGAATTCAATCGGCGTTTTCATCAAAAAACCGGTATCCGGGCGTTTGTCGCCGATCCGGGTCTGGTCCAAACCCCCATTGCCATGAAACAATCCGGTTTTCTTGTAAAAACTTTCTGGAAACATCACATTAAAAAAGGGGCTTTACCAGAAGAGGGAGCTAAAACCAGTATCTTTCTGGCAATGGATCCAAATCCGCTAAAACACAATGCCATTTATTGGAAATATGAAAAACCACTGGCTCCAAATTCCCGTGGACTGGATGCTTCTGATGCCCAAAGGCTCTGGGATATTTCCTGTCGTTTGTGCCAGATAGAAACATGGGAATAA
- a CDS encoding B12-binding domain-containing radical SAM protein, with product MLSLAESLANGPADITVIDLLDRFNPLWSEMSAHKRDTPAGTGHFYREIIEKPAVLKHIPRYFSRYGAPRVKVEHILRSLKQEPDAIFLTSHMTYWYTGVKETAELLRQFFPGTPIILGGIYASLLPAHAQKVIKPDLLIPGHDFARLSQWLKERFGLSMSQVTPCHLRKVWHDFPILKHYPLYTSQGCPYHCAFCAGPILNPVFSQFPVESILQDIHFACDTRGLRNFVFYDDALFINRENHIKPLLKKILQYRKDFTFHSPNGLFARFIDEELAELMAAAHFYEPRLSLETVSPAYQDLISHKVNRQSYLKALKHLQKAGYGSGDIITYLIMGLPDQTPRDVKEAAIVALNAGSRVSLSAFSPVPGTDLWAQSGLCDTDDPLLQNNTVYWYSQKNTKAWESLKLWVKEQNAHLME from the coding sequence TTGCTCTCTCTGGCAGAATCTTTGGCAAATGGACCTGCTGATATCACTGTCATCGATTTGCTGGATCGATTCAATCCCTTGTGGTCTGAAATGTCTGCTCATAAGCGGGATACCCCTGCCGGGACGGGACATTTTTACCGTGAGATAATTGAAAAACCCGCTGTTTTGAAACATATTCCCCGCTATTTTAGTCGTTACGGAGCACCCCGGGTGAAAGTGGAACATATCCTTCGTTCTCTGAAACAGGAACCCGATGCCATTTTTCTCACATCCCATATGACCTATTGGTACACCGGTGTGAAAGAAACAGCAGAGCTGCTAAGACAATTTTTCCCTGGCACCCCCATCATCCTCGGTGGGATTTATGCTTCCCTACTGCCGGCTCATGCCCAAAAAGTCATTAAACCGGATCTGCTGATTCCGGGACACGATTTTGCCCGGCTTTCCCAGTGGCTGAAAGAACGATTCGGCTTATCCATGTCTCAGGTAACCCCCTGTCACCTGAGAAAAGTGTGGCATGACTTTCCAATACTCAAACACTATCCGCTGTACACATCCCAGGGATGTCCATACCATTGTGCTTTCTGTGCCGGACCCATATTAAACCCTGTCTTTTCCCAATTCCCCGTTGAATCGATTCTGCAAGACATACATTTTGCCTGTGATACACGAGGACTCAGAAATTTTGTGTTTTATGACGACGCTTTGTTTATCAACCGGGAAAACCATATAAAACCTTTATTGAAAAAAATTCTTCAATACCGTAAGGACTTCACGTTTCACAGCCCAAACGGACTCTTTGCCCGCTTTATCGATGAAGAGCTGGCAGAACTCATGGCTGCCGCCCATTTCTACGAACCCCGATTGAGTCTGGAGACTGTTTCCCCGGCTTATCAGGATCTCATCAGTCATAAGGTCAACCGGCAATCCTATCTGAAAGCCTTAAAGCATCTGCAGAAGGCGGGATATGGTTCTGGAGACATCATCACCTACCTTATCATGGGCCTTCCGGATCAAACACCCCGGGATGTTAAGGAAGCTGCAATTGTGGCCCTGAATGCCGGAAGCCGTGTGAGTCTTTCTGCCTTTTCCCCGGTGCCTGGAACGGATTTATGGGCTCAGTCGGGACTATGTGACACAGACGATCCCCTTTTACAAAACAATACCGTATATTGGTATAGCCAGAAGAATACTAAAGCCTGGGAATCCCTTAAACTGTGGGTCAAAGAACAAAACGCACATCTTATGGAATGA
- a CDS encoding secondary thiamine-phosphate synthase enzyme YjbQ — protein sequence MVHTFQLSTSRSLCFTDITSKVRQVIRDSGCRNGIAVVFTPHTTAGITINENADPHVLDDLTWKFRDLVPPDESEYLHAEGNSHSHVLSTLTGASETLIIQEGKLLLGMWQGLYFCEFDGPRTRTIHIKIIPDRE from the coding sequence ATGGTACACACATTTCAACTATCCACAAGCCGTTCCCTTTGTTTCACGGATATCACCTCCAAAGTGCGCCAGGTGATCCGGGATTCAGGATGCCGGAACGGGATCGCTGTGGTGTTTACCCCACACACAACCGCAGGGATCACCATTAATGAAAATGCCGATCCCCATGTTCTGGATGATCTGACATGGAAATTCCGGGACCTGGTTCCGCCGGATGAATCCGAATATCTCCATGCCGAGGGAAACAGTCACAGTCATGTTTTATCCACGTTAACGGGGGCATCGGAAACTCTTATTATCCAGGAAGGAAAGCTGCTGCTTGGTATGTGGCAGGGACTTTATTTTTGTGAGTTTGACGGACCGCGCACACGCACGATCCACATCAAGATCATTCCTGATCGGGAATAA
- a CDS encoding YifB family Mg chelatase-like AAA ATPase translates to MLSKVYSAGLEGVHAFEITIETHHIPSTPRHIMVGLAEGAVKESFSRIVSAVKSSGYAFPGGKITQNLAPADLRKEGSSFDLPLAAGILACDRVIHSERLKDFIILGELALDGHVRSIRGALPIAMGMPDFHKSDIIVPKENAIEAAIPGTARVWGVHTLREAIDVLNGDTDLTPVTVNVETLFQKNRHYPFDFSEVKGQEHVKRALEIAAAGGHNVIMIGPPGSGKSMLAKRFPSILPDPTLDEALETTKIHSIAGLLPGHCGLLATRPFRSPHHTISDSALVGGGRYPKPGEVSLAHNGVLFLDEFPEFKKNVLEVMRQPLEDGEVTISRALTSLTYPAKFMLVAAMNPCPCGYHTDPGHTCTCSEGQIQNYLGRISGPLMDRIDIHVDVPAVSFKDLQNKQNGESSEKIRKRVQQARQRQTLRFERFKDCHCNAHMTTRMIREFAPLDETCNLLLEQASLQLGLSARAFSRIQKVALTIADLAESETILPEHVSEAIQYRSLDKTLEF, encoded by the coding sequence ATGTTATCAAAAGTCTACTCGGCGGGTTTGGAAGGTGTCCATGCATTTGAGATCACCATCGAAACACACCATATCCCCAGTACTCCCCGGCATATCATGGTGGGTCTGGCGGAAGGGGCTGTAAAAGAGAGTTTTTCACGGATTGTCTCTGCCGTGAAATCATCAGGTTATGCTTTCCCAGGAGGGAAAATCACACAAAATCTGGCACCTGCTGATTTAAGGAAAGAGGGAAGTTCCTTTGATTTACCTTTGGCTGCAGGAATTTTAGCCTGTGACCGGGTGATCCATTCTGAACGGCTTAAAGATTTCATCATATTGGGAGAATTGGCTCTGGATGGACACGTCCGGAGTATCCGGGGGGCATTACCGATTGCCATGGGGATGCCGGATTTCCATAAATCGGACATTATCGTCCCAAAAGAAAATGCCATCGAAGCAGCCATACCCGGAACGGCCAGAGTCTGGGGTGTTCATACACTCAGGGAAGCCATTGATGTACTGAATGGTGACACAGATTTGACACCGGTGACAGTCAACGTGGAAACACTATTTCAGAAAAACCGGCATTATCCCTTTGATTTTTCAGAAGTCAAAGGACAGGAACACGTAAAGCGGGCATTGGAAATCGCCGCTGCAGGTGGACATAACGTTATCATGATTGGTCCTCCGGGGTCGGGGAAATCCATGCTGGCAAAGCGTTTCCCATCCATTTTACCTGATCCAACGCTTGATGAGGCTCTTGAAACGACGAAAATTCACTCGATAGCAGGACTTCTGCCGGGACATTGCGGTTTGTTGGCAACCCGTCCTTTCCGTTCGCCGCACCATACCATTTCCGATTCCGCTCTTGTCGGCGGAGGCCGTTATCCAAAACCCGGAGAAGTGAGTCTTGCCCATAATGGTGTCTTGTTTTTGGATGAATTTCCGGAATTCAAAAAAAATGTTCTGGAAGTCATGCGCCAACCCCTTGAAGATGGGGAAGTCACCATCAGCCGGGCTCTTACGAGTCTCACCTACCCTGCAAAATTTATGCTGGTTGCCGCCATGAATCCCTGTCCATGTGGCTATCACACCGACCCGGGACATACCTGCACCTGTAGTGAAGGACAAATTCAAAATTATCTTGGCCGAATATCGGGTCCTCTTATGGACCGGATTGATATCCACGTGGATGTGCCTGCCGTTTCATTTAAAGACCTTCAGAACAAACAAAACGGGGAGAGCTCAGAAAAAATCCGGAAGCGGGTACAACAAGCGCGTCAACGTCAGACTTTGCGATTTGAAAGATTCAAAGATTGTCACTGCAATGCCCACATGACAACCCGGATGATCCGGGAATTTGCCCCTTTGGATGAAACCTGCAATCTTTTGCTTGAGCAGGCCAGTCTTCAACTAGGACTCAGTGCCCGTGCCTTCAGCCGGATTCAGAAGGTGGCGTTAACGATAGCCGATCTTGCCGAATCCGAAACGATTCTTCCGGAACATGTAAGCGAGGCCATTCAGTACAGAAGTCTGGATAAGACACTGGAATTTTGA
- the wecB_1 gene encoding UDP-N-acetylglucosamine 2-epimerase (non-hydrolyzing), whose amino-acid sequence MEEYRLILVAGARPNFMKIAPLMHVLRNHQKIKPYLVHTGQHYDEKMSDLFFRQLDIPEPDINLEVGSASHAVQTALIMERFEKVCLNVKPHMVMVVGDVNSTAACTLVAAKLHIPTAHYEAGLRSRDRSMPEEINRLVTDAISDYFFTTSVDADENLINEGIPQKKIYMMGNLMIDSLYEHLKKAESLNHAIQTLDGKKTVQLDKTLPDGGYGIMTFHRPSNVDEPETLAKLVNGWGTISKDVPLLFPIHPRTVKNLKKFGLYDILASYDSIYLTEPVGYLEFIYFIRHSAFALTDSGGIQEETTALNIPCLTIRPSTERPVTIWEGSNKLITVDDIEKEVRLILKGKGKTGKTPKFWDGQTARRIVDILEDIFYV is encoded by the coding sequence ATGGAAGAATATAGACTCATTCTGGTTGCGGGCGCCCGTCCGAATTTTATGAAAATCGCGCCGTTGATGCATGTGTTGCGGAATCATCAAAAGATCAAGCCATATCTTGTACATACCGGCCAGCATTACGATGAAAAAATGTCTGATTTGTTTTTTCGGCAGCTGGATATTCCCGAACCGGATATCAATCTCGAAGTCGGGTCTGCATCCCATGCGGTCCAGACGGCTTTGATTATGGAGCGGTTTGAAAAAGTGTGTCTGAATGTCAAACCACACATGGTGATGGTCGTGGGTGATGTGAACAGCACGGCAGCCTGTACCCTGGTAGCGGCTAAACTTCATATTCCCACAGCTCATTATGAAGCAGGTTTACGAAGCCGGGACCGTTCCATGCCGGAAGAGATCAATCGTCTGGTGACCGATGCCATTTCCGATTATTTTTTCACGACGTCTGTAGATGCCGATGAAAATCTGATCAATGAAGGGATCCCACAAAAGAAAATATATATGATGGGAAACCTGATGATTGATTCCCTCTATGAACATCTGAAGAAAGCAGAATCCCTGAATCATGCCATACAGACATTGGATGGTAAAAAGACTGTCCAACTGGACAAAACCCTTCCGGATGGGGGATATGGTATTATGACCTTCCACAGACCATCCAATGTGGATGAACCGGAAACACTGGCTAAACTGGTGAACGGTTGGGGAACAATCTCAAAGGATGTCCCCCTGCTTTTTCCAATTCATCCCCGGACTGTTAAAAATTTAAAAAAGTTTGGTCTCTATGATATTTTGGCTTCCTATGATTCTATTTATTTAACGGAACCTGTGGGGTATCTTGAATTTATTTACTTTATCCGGCATTCGGCATTCGCGTTGACAGATTCCGGAGGAATTCAGGAAGAAACGACAGCCCTGAATATTCCCTGCCTGACTATCCGTCCTTCAACGGAAAGGCCTGTAACTATCTGGGAAGGCTCCAATAAACTGATTACTGTGGATGATATTGAAAAAGAAGTCCGGCTTATTCTGAAAGGGAAGGGAAAAACCGGAAAGACACCAAAATTCTGGGATGGCCAGACAGCAAGGCGGATTGTAGATATTTTAGAGGATATTTTTTACGTATAG
- the rimO gene encoding 30S ribosomal protein S12 methylthiotransferase RimO encodes MRIHLITMGCSKNLVDSEVLKGGLEKAGLELTSDPLEADTIIINTCGFIEEAREENIDVTLAAAELKKTGKLQRLILIGCLPQIYERELREAIPEVDAFFGVDKMQEVIRYLSGDPTYTYDPVAVRSLMTPRHYAYLKISEGCNNRCSFCSIPIIRGPQKSRTVDTILRESRHLIQMGVKEIILIAQDSTMYGKDLSPRVTLTDLLKEMESIDIPWIRLHYGHPAHIPPGLFEHIARSERIVPYVDLPIQHINTRILQLMQRGQSSEGIRKVLEKARNTIPNVTIRTTLITGYPTETESEFEEMLEFVRSFRFDRLGAFKYSREDYTPAAHIPDDIPDYVKSARYDAILSLQQEISLMKNREKIGSTQKVLIDTVNQETGVSFGRTEGDSPDIDNQVIIDSPLTEGCFYDVTITDASEYDLTGKLG; translated from the coding sequence ATGCGAATCCATCTGATCACCATGGGATGTTCAAAAAACCTGGTTGACAGTGAAGTATTAAAGGGCGGGTTGGAAAAAGCCGGACTGGAGCTCACGTCGGATCCTCTTGAAGCAGATACCATCATCATCAATACCTGTGGATTCATTGAGGAAGCACGGGAGGAAAACATCGATGTCACTCTTGCCGCAGCAGAATTGAAAAAAACAGGAAAACTTCAGCGACTGATCCTTATAGGCTGTCTTCCACAGATTTATGAACGGGAACTCCGGGAAGCCATACCGGAAGTGGATGCCTTTTTTGGTGTGGATAAAATGCAGGAAGTCATCCGATATCTGTCCGGAGATCCCACCTATACGTATGATCCCGTGGCCGTTCGATCACTTATGACTCCCCGTCATTATGCATATTTAAAAATCTCGGAAGGGTGTAACAACCGCTGCTCATTCTGTTCCATCCCCATCATACGGGGGCCCCAAAAAAGCCGGACGGTGGATACCATCCTCAGGGAATCCCGGCATCTTATACAAATGGGTGTGAAAGAGATCATCCTCATTGCCCAGGATTCCACTATGTATGGAAAGGATTTATCACCCCGGGTCACACTGACAGATCTTCTGAAGGAGATGGAAAGTATTGATATCCCCTGGATTCGCCTGCACTACGGACATCCGGCTCACATTCCACCCGGACTCTTTGAACACATAGCCCGTTCAGAGCGGATCGTTCCTTACGTGGATCTCCCCATTCAACATATCAATACACGGATACTTCAACTGATGCAGCGTGGACAAAGCAGTGAAGGAATCCGGAAGGTACTGGAAAAAGCACGGAATACCATCCCTAACGTCACGATTCGCACGACCCTTATTACTGGCTATCCCACAGAAACGGAGTCGGAGTTTGAAGAAATGCTGGAATTTGTCCGTTCATTCCGATTTGACAGACTGGGCGCTTTTAAATACAGCCGGGAGGATTACACTCCGGCGGCACACATTCCCGATGACATCCCGGACTATGTAAAATCCGCCCGGTATGACGCCATTCTCTCATTGCAGCAGGAAATATCCCTGATGAAAAACCGTGAAAAAATTGGTTCCACGCAAAAGGTGCTGATCGATACCGTGAATCAAGAGACAGGTGTCTCTTTTGGACGCACGGAAGGCGATTCACCGGATATAGACAATCAGGTTATCATTGACTCCCCGTTGACTGAGGGATGTTTTTATGATGTAACAATTACAGATGCCTCAGAATACGATCTTACCGGAAAATTAGGATAA
- the ftsY gene encoding signal recognition particle-docking protein FtsY, with protein sequence MIFFKKKGAVHREDGSTTHRPKEDKFDTGLKRSRNRFREGLLSLVGKEIKIDHDFMDEIEAFLYQSDFGPRITESLLQKIEESSRKSPVTNYEHIQDIIRDAFRDHFAGNDAKIPVGNHHPFVLLVAGVNGSGKTTTLGKLAYAYAQQGKKSLIIAGDTYRAAAVEQLETWAQRAGASFIKNPGAKNPSGIIYDGIQKGIRDQSDLILIDTAGRLHNKAHLMEELSKIIRVIQKLIPDAPHENLLVLDGTVGQNGLIQAREFGKILPISGLVVTKLDGTAKGGVLAAIHEEMGVPVKFVGLGEKIDDLLPFDADLYVDSLFGNRD encoded by the coding sequence ATGATATTTTTCAAAAAGAAAGGGGCCGTGCATCGTGAAGACGGCTCCACGACACATCGGCCTAAAGAAGATAAATTCGACACCGGATTGAAACGCTCAAGAAACCGCTTCAGGGAAGGCCTTCTGTCGTTGGTAGGAAAAGAAATAAAAATCGATCACGATTTCATGGATGAGATAGAGGCCTTTTTGTATCAATCTGATTTCGGCCCCCGGATCACAGAATCCCTTTTACAAAAGATAGAAGAGAGTTCCCGGAAGTCTCCAGTGACAAATTATGAGCACATCCAGGATATTATCCGTGATGCTTTCAGAGATCATTTTGCCGGAAACGATGCCAAAATACCTGTAGGAAACCACCATCCCTTTGTTCTTTTGGTTGCAGGTGTCAACGGATCCGGAAAGACAACTACCCTGGGTAAGCTGGCCTACGCCTATGCCCAGCAGGGGAAGAAATCCCTGATCATCGCCGGCGACACATACAGGGCTGCGGCTGTAGAACAACTGGAGACCTGGGCTCAACGGGCCGGGGCATCATTTATCAAAAATCCCGGTGCAAAGAATCCTTCCGGGATTATCTATGACGGTATTCAAAAAGGCATCCGGGATCAAAGCGACCTGATTCTCATCGATACAGCCGGCAGGTTACATAATAAAGCCCATCTTATGGAAGAGCTGAGTAAAATCATCCGGGTGATACAAAAGCTAATACCCGATGCACCCCATGAGAATTTGTTGGTTCTGGATGGAACAGTCGGTCAGAACGGGCTGATACAGGCTCGTGAATTTGGTAAAATCCTTCCCATATCAGGCCTTGTAGTCACAAAACTGGATGGGACCGCCAAGGGAGGAGTGCTTGCTGCTATCCATGAAGAAATGGGTGTCCCCGTAAAATTTGTAGGATTGGGTGAAAAAATCGACGACCTCCTCCCTTTTGATGCGGATCTGTACGTCGATTCTCTTTTCGGAAACCGGGATTAA
- a CDS encoding CDP-alcohol phosphatidyltransferase family protein: MAETLKEKKETIRKKIGADKVKPHYFFTLANIISLSRAFMSLPIAHALSSGNTRGVIIWLSLAVVSDWLDGYAARKNNDVSDYGKVLDPLADKIVGFTVLLMMVDKLNFPLWFLYILAIRDFTIALLAMHLHNAKNVTTGANIPGKIFITVAALSLFLWLNPAWREWAQAVLYLATGLMFYSWVVYVYELVKLIKITPDHLRNAS, from the coding sequence ATGGCAGAGACACTGAAAGAAAAAAAAGAAACCATCAGGAAAAAAATCGGGGCTGACAAGGTTAAACCTCATTACTTTTTTACACTGGCCAACATTATCAGTCTGAGCCGGGCGTTTATGTCCCTTCCCATTGCTCATGCCCTGAGCAGTGGAAATACCCGTGGGGTGATTATCTGGCTCTCTTTGGCTGTCGTTTCAGACTGGCTGGACGGATATGCTGCCCGGAAAAACAACGATGTGTCCGATTATGGGAAGGTTTTGGATCCCCTTGCCGACAAAATTGTAGGATTTACCGTCCTGCTTATGATGGTGGATAAACTGAATTTCCCCTTGTGGTTTTTATATATCCTGGCTATCAGAGATTTTACAATTGCCCTTTTGGCGATGCATCTTCACAATGCCAAAAATGTCACAACCGGTGCCAACATACCGGGAAAAATATTTATTACCGTGGCAGCCTTAAGCCTTTTCTTATGGCTCAACCCCGCCTGGAGAGAGTGGGCACAGGCCGTGCTTTACCTGGCCACCGGTTTGATGTTTTACAGCTGGGTTGTCTATGTTTACGAACTGGTCAAACTGATTAAGATCACCCCCGATCATCTGAGAAACGCTTCATAA
- a CDS encoding glycosyltransferase N-terminal domain-containing protein, which yields MLFIYNILLLLAAPGLYIAGLFSPKIWQGIVGRKNVLRDIARWRETITDQHTVILINCASLGEYEQAKPLIEKIRKHSAKTRVALSFVSPSGFMNFKDRDLVDLVFYLPFDLPWTIRRFLDILRPSAIINTSYDMWGNLMIQADRRQIPQYLISARVKTSSSKLQFYTIRFYRKLYKIYKRIFAVSMEDYNNLRKLLSNMENVIITGDTRYDRVEERHRKFNNKHLLPVAWKDKPVFILGSLHREDLQVVFPAMQKLENKYPDLHVVIVPHEPVNGNYEETCQYFPDTVLYSQLMPKTNPKNIFVDTIGDLASLYFSSSLAYVGGGFGRTGLHNVMEPAVAGLPTFVGPHNQNSLEAQALIREGGAFIVRNSDELYGIASSLLADPDQYSKISQIARAYITRSLGASDKIITILKNDQII from the coding sequence ATGCTGTTCATTTATAATATTCTTCTTTTACTGGCAGCACCGGGCCTGTACATCGCCGGCCTTTTTTCCCCGAAAATATGGCAGGGCATTGTGGGACGCAAAAACGTGCTGAGGGACATTGCCCGCTGGCGGGAAACCATCACAGACCAACATACTGTTATTTTAATCAATTGTGCTTCTTTAGGTGAATATGAACAAGCCAAACCCCTCATCGAAAAAATCCGCAAACACAGTGCCAAAACCCGGGTTGCCCTCTCCTTTGTGTCTCCCAGTGGATTTATGAATTTTAAAGACAGGGATCTCGTCGATCTTGTTTTTTACCTTCCATTTGATTTACCCTGGACTATTCGCCGCTTTCTGGATATCCTCCGTCCCAGTGCCATTATCAACACCAGCTATGATATGTGGGGAAATCTCATGATTCAGGCAGACAGGCGGCAAATCCCCCAGTATCTCATTTCCGCCAGGGTGAAAACGTCAAGCAGCAAACTTCAGTTTTACACCATCCGTTTTTACCGGAAACTCTATAAAATTTATAAGCGGATATTTGCCGTTTCCATGGAGGATTACAACAATCTCCGCAAGCTTTTATCCAACATGGAAAATGTGATCATTACCGGAGACACCCGCTATGACCGGGTGGAGGAACGGCATCGTAAATTCAACAATAAGCATCTGTTACCTGTGGCATGGAAAGACAAACCGGTATTCATCCTGGGGTCCCTTCACCGGGAAGATTTGCAGGTGGTTTTTCCTGCCATGCAAAAACTGGAAAACAAATATCCGGACCTCCATGTGGTGATCGTCCCCCATGAACCTGTAAACGGGAATTACGAAGAAACCTGCCAGTATTTTCCGGATACGGTACTATACAGCCAGCTCATGCCAAAGACAAATCCAAAAAATATTTTTGTCGACACCATCGGAGATTTAGCCTCTCTCTATTTTTCATCCTCCCTGGCGTATGTAGGTGGAGGATTCGGAAGAACCGGATTACATAATGTCATGGAACCCGCAGTAGCCGGATTGCCCACCTTTGTCGGTCCTCACAACCAGAACTCCCTGGAAGCCCAGGCCCTGATACGGGAAGGGGGCGCTTTTATTGTAAGAAATTCCGATGAACTCTATGGAATTGCATCCTCCCTGCTGGCAGATCCGGACCAGTATTCAAAAATATCCCAAATCGCACGGGCTTACATCACCCGGTCTTTGGGTGCTTCAGATAAAATCATCACCATCCTGAAAAATGATCAGATTATCTGA
- a CDS encoding glycosyltransferase family 9 protein — translation MSEQKPPYLIIRLSSMGDVALTMPVLDYLLTHHGPSCTDYITKKAFKPLIEHHPAVHHVYILDEDLSIGILRGIIRKNKYATILDLHKNLRSYMLTLGFRHVHRIKKEIIKRFLLSKFKIYNPPYPHVTQKYLKTLGVHEDVIPSSSLYIPSEEEIRPENRGHYTQWKSGSRNLILAPGASKPSKMLPLETWEKVLKDISGEWDHILIIGNGETETAWAAKISHENRSLMNMTHRLTLRELMLFISRGTLFAGNDSGPAHLAALCGIKTLVIFGQTVPEYGFAPLNSPDLIEPPIHLVCRPCSHLGFDQCPEKHHLCMRSIDAQTIINEIHYLLREKST, via the coding sequence ATGTCCGAACAAAAGCCTCCATATCTGATCATCCGCCTGTCCTCCATGGGAGATGTCGCTCTCACCATGCCTGTCCTGGATTACCTTCTGACACATCACGGCCCGTCCTGCACAGACTATATCACCAAAAAAGCTTTCAAACCACTTATCGAACATCATCCGGCGGTACATCATGTTTATATCCTGGATGAGGATTTATCCATAGGAATACTCAGGGGGATTATTCGAAAAAACAAGTATGCCACAATATTGGACCTCCATAAGAATCTGCGAAGTTATATGCTGACCCTTGGATTCAGACATGTTCATCGAATAAAGAAAGAGATCATCAAACGGTTTCTCCTTTCCAAATTTAAAATATACAACCCCCCATATCCCCATGTGACACAGAAATACCTGAAAACACTGGGAGTCCATGAAGATGTAATCCCTTCATCTTCTCTTTACATCCCTTCCGAAGAAGAAATCCGCCCTGAAAACAGGGGCCATTACACACAGTGGAAATCCGGTAGCCGGAATTTGATTCTGGCCCCCGGTGCAAGTAAACCATCCAAAATGCTTCCCCTCGAAACCTGGGAAAAAGTTTTGAAAGACATTTCCGGGGAATGGGACCATATCCTAATCATCGGAAACGGAGAAACTGAAACAGCCTGGGCAGCAAAAATATCCCACGAAAACAGATCCCTGATGAATATGACCCATCGGCTAACGTTACGTGAACTCATGCTTTTTATCAGTCGGGGAACACTATTTGCGGGCAATGATTCAGGGCCTGCCCATCTGGCAGCTTTGTGCGGCATCAAGACGTTAGTCATTTTTGGGCAGACTGTTCCGGAGTATGGTTTTGCCCCTTTGAATTCTCCAGATCTTATCGAACCGCCCATCCACCTTGTATGCAGACCCTGCAGCCACCTGGGTTTTGACCAGTGTCCGGAAAAACACCATCTGTGCATGCGAAGCATCGATGCCCAGACCATCATCAATGAAATCCATTACCTTCTCCGGGAAAAATCCACCTGA